In the genome of Paenibacillus pabuli, the window TGTCAGTGAGTATTGGAACTTGTTCCTTGAATGGGTTACACGGGAGATTCCGTCTGTTAATGGTTGGATGAATCGTACCAAGTTTGAATGTGAGGCAGATCTGCTGCAATTGACGATGAGTGATGCCATGTCAATGGAGCTTGCAAAGAAGAAGCAGATTGATCAAGCCATTACCACTTTTTATAATAAGTATTTTCAATTGCCCTTACGGGTCAAATTGTTGGTTGGTGAGGTTGAAAGCAACAAAGAAGCGATGGAGCAATTCCAGCTCAAGAAACGGGAAGAAGAACTTCAAGTTATCGAACAGATGATGAGTGAAGTGGACACAGAAATGCCTGAAGAGGAAGAACAGGGCGATGTTCGTTTGCAAATGGGATATGAAATCAAGGAACCACCTGTACCTATGCAGGAAATTCAAGATGAAGAGAAAAAGGTTACGTTGCAGGGAACAGTCTTCGGTCTGGATCGCAAGGAATTGCGGAACGGGAATACCTTGTTTACTTTTTATCTGACGGATTTCACGGATTCCATGCAAATGAAGATGTTTGCCAAAACAAAAGAGGATGTCAGAATCCTTAGCTTGCTGGCTAATGGAAAATGGGTAAAAGTCCGTGGTCGTGTCGAATATGACCGGTTTATGCAAATTCCGGAACTGGCCATGATCCCATCGGATCTGGTAGAAGTGAAAGCTCCGCCATCCCGCAAGGATAATGCAGCTGAGAAACGCGTTGAGTTCCATTTGCATTCCACAATGAGTACGATGGATGCTGTTACTTCGATCGATAAATACGTAAAAACTGCAGCGGAATGGGGACACAAAGCAATCGCGGTAAGTGATCATGGCGGTGTGCAGGTGTATCCGGAGGCGTCCAAAGCGGCCAAGAAAAACGGAATTAAAATGATCTATGGCCTTGAGGCCAATGTGGTAAACGATTCGGTTGCTGTAGTTATGGCACCGCAGCCGTTGGAACTCAAAACAGCGACATATATCGTCTTTGATATTGAGACCACAGGTCTATCCGTCACCCAGAACAAAATTATCGAGATAGCTGCAGTAAAGGTGGAGGAAGGTAAAGAGATTGATCGTTTTGCGACGTTTGTAAATCCGCATGAGCGCATTCCGTATAACATTCAGCAGTTGACCAACATTAACGACGATATGGTGAAAGATGCGCCTGAACTAGAGCCGGTTATCCGTGATTTTGTAAAGTTCGCCGGAGATGGTGTATTGGTTGCACATAATGCGCGATTCGATATGGGCTTTATTCAGGCTTCACTGAAACAGCTGGGGATGCCCGAGCTTCCAAATCCTGTCCTCGATACGTTGGAACTTGCAAGGCTGTTATACCCCAAAATGAAGAACCACCGTCTGAATACGCTGGCGGATAAATATAAAGTAGCACTGGAAAGCCATCACCGGGCGATTGATGACACGATTGCGCTAGCAGGGATCCTGAATGGATTGATTAATGACGCTGCTCAGCTGAAAGGCCTGACCATGCTGGATCGCCTTAACGATTATGTCGGAGTTGATCTCTCAAATACGCGTCCATTCCACTGCGGAATATATGCTTTGAACGATGTTGGCAAAAAAAATCTCTATAAACTGGTGTCACTCTCCCATACAGAGCATTTCAAGCGGGTGCCTTGTATTCCAAAATCGAAGCTGATCAATTTGCGTGAAGGCCTCATTATTTTATCCGGTTGTGAAAAAGGGGAGTTTTTTGAGGCTGTGCTTAACAAATCGCTTGAAGAGGCGGAAGAGATCGCGCATTTCTATGACATTCTGGAGATCCAGCCGCTGACGATGTACATGCACTTGGTGGATAAAGGACTGGTGGCTACACCAGAGGAATTGAAGCTCGCGGTTCGTAAAGTTGTAGACATAGGAGCTAAATTGGGGAAACCGGTCATAGCTACAGGTAACGTGCATTACCTGGAGCCGCGCGACAAGCTATATCGGGATATCACCATTCACGGGATAACAGGCTTTAGCCCGCTCAAAGATCAACGTAAACCGGATGCTCACCTAAGAACGACGGATGAAATGCTGGAAGAGTTCCAGTACCTGGGTCAAGATAAAGCTTACGAAGTTGTTGTTACGAATACAGTTGAATTGGCGGATCGATTCGAGGAAATCAAGCTTTTCCCTGACAAGCTGTTTACCCCGATTCTGGAAGGCGCAGACGATGAAATTCGCAATACGTGCTACAATACGGCCAAGTCGATTTATGGTGAGGAACTGCCAGAAGTCATAGTGGCACGACTGGAGAAAGAATTGAATCCAATTATCAAATACGGTTTTTCTGCCAACTATCTGATCTCGGAACGTCTGGTTAAAAAGTCAAATCAGGACGGTTACCTTGTCGGCTCCCGGGGATCGGTTGGCTCGTCTGTCGTTGCTACTTTTTTGGGGATTTCCGAGGTTAATCCGCTGCCAGCACACTATATTTGTGTGAATCCGGAGTGCAAGCACAGCGAGTGGTTCCTCGACGGAAGCGTGCCGAGTGGATTTGACCTTCCTGAAAAAGAGTGCCCTCAATGTGGAGGCCCTTTAAAAGGCGAAGGGCAGGATATTCCTTTTGAGACTTTCCTTGGCTTTAAAGGGGACAAGGTTCCCGATATTGACTTGAACTTCTCGGGTGATTATCAGCCGCATGCCCACAACTATACGAAAGTGCTTTTCAGCGAAAAGAGTGTGTTCCGTGCGGGCACCATTGGTACGGTGGCTGAGAAGACGGCATTTGGTTTTGCCAAGAAATACGAGGAAGAACATCATAAGAAATGGCGCGGGGCTGAGCTGAACCGTTTGGCTTCCGGTTGTACCGGGGTTAAACGTAGCACGGGACAGCATCCCGGTGGTATTGTCGTGGTACCGGATTATATTGAAGTGGAAGATGTAACACCTGTACAATTCCCGGCCGATGACGTTAACGCGGAGTGGAAAACAACACACTTTGACTATCACGCCTTTGAAGAGAACTTGCTAAAACTCGATATTCTGGGACACGATGATCCAACCATGATGCGAATGCTGCAGGATTTGACTGGTGTCGATCCTACCACCATTCC includes:
- a CDS encoding PolC-type DNA polymerase III — its product is MSGFEEKRKRFELLMKQTELPAGLIEPYFLDGWIERVETSRSNRDWNILIAKDTLVPAPIYRTFCLHIQEKMNHISKITFGFKYSEQVEIGDIVSEYWNLFLEWVTREIPSVNGWMNRTKFECEADLLQLTMSDAMSMELAKKKQIDQAITTFYNKYFQLPLRVKLLVGEVESNKEAMEQFQLKKREEELQVIEQMMSEVDTEMPEEEEQGDVRLQMGYEIKEPPVPMQEIQDEEKKVTLQGTVFGLDRKELRNGNTLFTFYLTDFTDSMQMKMFAKTKEDVRILSLLANGKWVKVRGRVEYDRFMQIPELAMIPSDLVEVKAPPSRKDNAAEKRVEFHLHSTMSTMDAVTSIDKYVKTAAEWGHKAIAVSDHGGVQVYPEASKAAKKNGIKMIYGLEANVVNDSVAVVMAPQPLELKTATYIVFDIETTGLSVTQNKIIEIAAVKVEEGKEIDRFATFVNPHERIPYNIQQLTNINDDMVKDAPELEPVIRDFVKFAGDGVLVAHNARFDMGFIQASLKQLGMPELPNPVLDTLELARLLYPKMKNHRLNTLADKYKVALESHHRAIDDTIALAGILNGLINDAAQLKGLTMLDRLNDYVGVDLSNTRPFHCGIYALNDVGKKNLYKLVSLSHTEHFKRVPCIPKSKLINLREGLIILSGCEKGEFFEAVLNKSLEEAEEIAHFYDILEIQPLTMYMHLVDKGLVATPEELKLAVRKVVDIGAKLGKPVIATGNVHYLEPRDKLYRDITIHGITGFSPLKDQRKPDAHLRTTDEMLEEFQYLGQDKAYEVVVTNTVELADRFEEIKLFPDKLFTPILEGADDEIRNTCYNTAKSIYGEELPEVIVARLEKELNPIIKYGFSANYLISERLVKKSNQDGYLVGSRGSVGSSVVATFLGISEVNPLPAHYICVNPECKHSEWFLDGSVPSGFDLPEKECPQCGGPLKGEGQDIPFETFLGFKGDKVPDIDLNFSGDYQPHAHNYTKVLFSEKSVFRAGTIGTVAEKTAFGFAKKYEEEHHKKWRGAELNRLASGCTGVKRSTGQHPGGIVVVPDYIEVEDVTPVQFPADDVNAEWKTTHFDYHAFEENLLKLDILGHDDPTMMRMLQDLTGVDPTTIPMNDPKVMSMFNSTEALGVTPEQIRSPVATFGVPEMGTKFVRQMLVESQPSSFADLLQISGLSHGTGVWLGNAQDLIKNGTCNIKTVIGCRDDIMLFLIYKAGMDASLAFKITESVRKGRGLPQEWIDEMKNCKVPQWYIDSCLKIQYMFPKAHAAAYVISAVRTAYFKLYHPIEYYATYFTVRADEFDIELVCQGYEPIYRKIVEIEQLGFQAPPKEKNMLPVLEMALEMTARGYSLKPIDLYRSEATKFIVDGNSLIPPFSALGGIGDNAARNIAAAREHGEFLSIEDFQQKSKASKTIVELLTGMGCFRGLPESNQLSLF